In the Bacteroidota bacterium genome, one interval contains:
- a CDS encoding Crp/Fnr family transcriptional regulator — protein sequence MCKKGQAIIYEGMVMNSLYFIYHGKAKAIAGGMLGKQQIQQLAKTGDVLGFRGMGGTYTFPSSVYAIEDSCICSIDRELFLDVLKANPNLTLEMLMLVTDELRKSELRMKNLSLMNVREKIANSLLYIYEVFGNSANGELDVSLSRQEIAEIAGTTKEQVSKCLSEFEQEGKIKTDRKKIIIPNTKELKRITGEL from the coding sequence ATGTGCAAAAAAGGCCAAGCCATCATTTATGAGGGAATGGTGATGAACTCCCTCTATTTTATTTATCATGGAAAAGCAAAGGCCATAGCAGGCGGAATGTTAGGGAAACAACAAATACAACAATTGGCAAAAACCGGAGACGTCCTCGGATTCAGAGGGATGGGAGGAACCTATACTTTTCCTTCTTCCGTATATGCCATAGAGGATTCCTGCATTTGCTCCATAGACAGAGAATTATTTTTAGATGTGCTGAAAGCAAATCCCAACCTGACATTAGAAATGCTGATGCTCGTTACGGATGAACTGAGAAAGTCAGAACTGAGAATGAAAAATCTTTCCCTTATGAATGTGAGAGAAAAAATTGCTAATTCTCTTCTATATATATACGAAGTTTTCGGCAATTCCGCAAACGGAGAACTGGATGTATCATTATCAAGACAGGAAATAGCCGAGATAGCCGGCACCACAAAAGAACAGGTTTCAAAATGCCTGTCAGAATTTGAACAGGAAGGAAAAATCAAAACAGATCGAAAAAAAATAATAATTCCAAACACAAAGGAGTTAAAAAGAATTACAGGAGAACTCTAA
- a CDS encoding cytochrome c, translating into MKKTNIKQILTAAVLSSIIFFSTSCSSDNSSNNAAGTTSSAGTEVFDTLKDIGIGPITTPLTLGAVDNAMADNGSKIFAAKCVACHAIEKKVIGPALLGVTKRRAPEWIMNQILNPEEMTHKDPIAMELLGKYIAPMANQNLTQNEAREVLEFFRTNDNK; encoded by the coding sequence ATGAAAAAAACAAACATCAAACAGATTCTAACTGCAGCAGTTTTAAGCAGTATAATATTTTTCTCGACCAGTTGCTCCTCAGATAATTCAAGCAACAATGCCGCTGGCACTACATCTTCTGCGGGCACAGAAGTTTTTGACACACTCAAAGACATAGGCATCGGTCCTATTACAACTCCACTGACATTAGGTGCAGTTGATAATGCAATGGCTGATAACGGCAGCAAAATTTTTGCTGCAAAATGTGTTGCGTGCCATGCTATTGAAAAGAAAGTTATTGGTCCTGCATTATTAGGTGTTACCAAGAGGCGCGCTCCAGAATGGATTATGAATCAGATATTAAATCCCGAAGAAATGACACATAAAGATCCTATTGCAATGGAATTGTTAGGCAAATACATTGCACCAATGGCAAACCAGAATTTAACACAGAACGAAGCAAGAGAAGTATTGGAATTTTTCAGAACAAACGATAATAAATAA
- a CDS encoding fasciclin domain-containing protein codes for MKKNILFTSIAVVVISFGMNSCGNKEENNTSDATASETPATNAPAGGGAASVQDDVSQPNIVKVAIGSKDHTTLVAAVQAAELVDVLAQSGPYTVFAPTNAAFDLLPKGTVDGLLKPEKKADLQNILQYHVTTSMYSESMFRDGLKLGMANGGSVVITKKDGKLMVNDANIVGHVSASNGIIYVIDKVLLPSQ; via the coding sequence ATGAAAAAAAACATTTTATTCACCAGCATTGCAGTTGTAGTTATTTCATTTGGAATGAACTCCTGTGGCAATAAAGAAGAAAACAATACTTCAGATGCAACTGCTTCTGAAACACCAGCAACCAATGCTCCGGCAGGCGGAGGAGCTGCCAGCGTGCAGGATGATGTTTCTCAACCTAATATTGTAAAGGTTGCCATCGGGTCAAAAGACCATACTACTTTAGTAGCTGCAGTTCAGGCAGCAGAACTAGTAGACGTACTTGCACAAAGCGGTCCTTATACTGTATTCGCTCCAACTAATGCAGCGTTTGATCTATTACCAAAAGGAACTGTTGATGGACTTCTAAAACCGGAGAAGAAAGCCGATCTGCAAAATATTCTTCAATATCATGTTACTACTTCTATGTATTCTGAGAGTATGTTCAGAGATGGATTAAAACTTGGAATGGCAAACGGAGGCAGTGTAGTTATTACTAAGAAAGATGGAAAGCTGATGGTAAACGATGCTAATATTGTCGGACACGTGTCGGCTTCAAACGGAATCATTTATGTAATTGATAAAGTCCTTTTGCCATCTCAATAA